The nucleotide window GGCTATGTGAATAAAGCATTTTTCATGTAACATTTTAAGAACAACTTACTACGACTATTTTACACACTAGCTGCCTCTATTTTGTTGTGCTATTAACCTTATCTTTCATTTAACCGCTCACTCTGATTTGATGGATTTAATTTCTATTATTATTCAAAAAAATAACATCTTTCTTCAGGTGATAGATCTCATgtgcatttccagtattttcaatttttatttctgAATTCCAGCAAAATAGTTTACTCTTTGGTTTGAACTTGAAGCCCCTTTTACTGGATGCGTTGATCAGTACTGACTGAACAGAATAGTATCgctgtcatgggttatggggagaaggcaggagaatggggttgagagggagagatagatcagtcatgattgaatggcggagtagacttgatgggccgaatggcctaattctcattATCACATGAATATCCCTTGATCCAACAAAATTAAAATGGTACCCTCTGCTTCTATTAAAGGATTTTGTTTTGTAATACATAAGGTCTGTGGGGGCATTGcgagacggctgccctgccagcagcgtgtttgttatttctacttttttgttttttttaatgtgcccaAATGTTTTTTAGTGTTTTAGTAGGGGGGGACTGCTTTCGGTCtgctcctccacggagaggcgatttttccatgtcgcctccctcgcggcctaacagcatggattggagcggcctttcctggagtcgggcccggagtttcagcagcgggcacatcgtggacttttcatcgcggagcggatgagcccttgccggggtcgccagaagggagtgctctaATCGCTGGCTCGTggactgttacatcctgaagccgcagtctgcggagcttctagcagcaggcgtggcgtctggagcctgggatcacTCATTGGGGATCCTTGGAGCAGAGCTCCGATCGCCGGCCCGCAGACTATAACATCCTGAGGCTGcgatctgcggagcttctagccgcgggcgaggGGTGGACACCATCCTGAGCCTGTGTTCCCTCACCGGGGACAACCAGAGAAGAGCTGCGactgccggcctgtggcctacaacatcctgaagccgcagtctccggtaggaaagcgccgattcgggactttcaagccacggagtgtgtttgaccgtcccgacgagagggcctgtacatccagcTGCCCATAGCGGTGACTGTGAAGGGTttaaggccccgaccatgggtgaacaatggaggaggactgactgtactttgtgccttccaccacagtgaagaatgctgtggtggatgtttgtgttaaatcatattgtgtattgtgtgttccttttttattgtaccgctgctggcaaattcatttcactgcacttatatgtgtatgtgatgaataaaactgattggttgattgattgattgataggatCCTCATAGTAAAGTTGCAGATTAGAGCATTTGACATGAGAATATTTTGAataatttaattatatttaaataatataataacaTACTGAATAATACATATTGCACTGTAAAATATGTCTGTTGAAATATGCAAATAACAAGAGTCATGTATTTGGACAGGCAAATATTATGATGAAAAATTGCAACAAGTATTTAAAACACAAAGCAAAAGCCATTGAGGAGTGTGGAGGCATCATTGCTCTGGGCCTATGTCTATCCTTTCATTGATATTTCTAAAACAAATAATTTGGGGATTGCTATATTTGTAGCTTGATGTACATGAACTTGTTACCAAATTTCTTACTTTACAAAAGTAACTGTACTAAAATATTTTATTCAGAATAGAACCCCATGACATTTCGGAAACAATTGTGGAAGATGTGATCCAAACGCAAAGCGTCCTTGTATTTCATTGTACCCAATAAAAATATTGCATTGTGCGTGACATCATCGGGTGGCACCAcgtgcggcagcctcgccagcagctgtttgtcctttcatcctttttgtctGTCTAAAAGTTTGTTCTTGGAGGTCGTTTAGTCTTTtttatatggggggtggggggaggggaaaccgtcttctcagtcactacctggtcgaggatgcgtcttttctccttGTCGTATCCTCGCcgcctcctcgtggcctaccatctggaatggcgtggcctttcctgacggagaccggccagagcttcagtagCAGCGCAGCACTGAGTtaccattgcggagcgggcgatgccttaccggggatcgccgtgtggAGCGCTGGAATGTTGGGCCAGctgtttaacaccgtggagctgtggcctGCAGAGCTTTCAGCCGCGGgcagtgctgactttaacatcgcggagtcctgggaccccttGTCGGGGGTCACCAGCATTGAATCtcagcccagctcggcctgtggacttcaggagccgagGTCaccagtaggaagtggccgattctgaaactccaagccgctgagagtgttctccgttccaACGCTGGAAtctgatcatcccggcgagaggtgcctgaaggccccgaccacgggtgaacaaagaggaagaggactgaatattgccttccctcacagtgggaaacgttgattctgctgtgtggggatgttcatgttagattctattgtgtatatttggtctccatttattgacttattacaagcatgtggtgcaacacaaccatagaaattaagtgtTTCAGAATTGGGTGGGAGGTGGGTAAAGATATGAAGGAGgcatatccctttcaatttctttctcttgtttttcttctcttttctctcttctattctttttctttttgcttagTGCACATCACCTTATTTTCTTTTTCGAGCTATATAATATTCTCTCTCTATATATTTCTTGCTTTCCATATCTCTTTTTCtctactattaaatttaaaataagaagtcgTACATGAAATGGAATATGTTATTCATGTAgtatattattgtacatcacttctaattaaagaaaatgtctattgtgtattgtgttctttttaatcgtatggctgtacggtaattcaaatctcactgtaccaattggtgcatgtgataataaatgtctcttgaactttTGATTTTATAATATCGGAGAAACACACGTTTCCTTTGGTTTCTTTTTTAAAATAAGCAAATGTAGGAAGGGAGAGTAGTTATTGGTTGCAGTGAGTCCTCCAGAGAGAAGGTGGTGCTAAGGGAGTAGCTTCTTCTTTCAGTTAATATTTGCACTCACAGTTTCACTGGAGATCTTCATCTGAGCGACAGCGAGTGTCACTGGTCTGATTTTACAGCGAGAGAGAAATGGCAATGGCAGCAGCTCGTAAAGTGATCGTGTACGGAGGAAAGGGCGCCCTGGGAACCAAATGCGTGGAGCTTTTCAAATCAAAGAACtgggtatgtaactaaagcaggaACGAGTGTGTTCTGGGCACAGGATAACTAGTTATAGGGGCAGTAAAATGAATTCAGCTTAGAGTTTCAACAAGGAAGTGTGTCTTTGGCTTCACACTTTGGGGACGAGTGGGGCCACGGGTGGGGTGACAaatgagcctgtgtgtgtgtatctgtttcACGGTGCTGTCAGTCACAGTCAGTGCAATAACTTCTCTCTGTTGCAGTGGGTCGCCTCCATTGATTTCACATCCAATGAAGACGCGAGCGCGAACATTATTGTGAAGACGAGCGAGTCCTTCACGGAACAAGCAGAACAGGTAACGCCGGCGAACGCAGACACTGATCTCACAAAAGATGTAAACAGAGCAATTAGTCCAGACATGTGCAGAAgacgagagtttagtttagagatactgcgtggaaacagcccccccccccccccccccccgaccagcgatccccgcacattaacccatcCTATAtaaactagggactatttacaattttatcaaagtcaattaacctacaaacctgtgggtcttttgagtgtgggaaaaAATCGGAGATTCCGggggaacccacgcaggtcacagagaaaacataccctgtacaaactccatacagacagcacctgtagcagggatcgaaccagggtctctggcgctgcaccactgtgccgtgacTATAGTTCCTCATAGATTCAGGCAGAAAAGGTGACATGCGCTATTTACCTGTACAGGTAGACTAGATGACAGGTGTCACATATAATAAAGATACAGCAGCTAATAATTGCAGTGGGTTGGGGTACTTGCAGCTGCCTCTGACAGGTACATCTGGAGTAGGTGACAACTGCAAAGGATTGAGCTGAACAGATGAGGTAAACAAACAAACCCTACCTAACATAATTAATATGGTGGATATGAACATAGAAGTCAGGAGCATGAGTTGTTTGGTCATTGCTAAGTTTAATAAGATAAGGCTAATCTAATTGTAGTTCCAACTTTACACTCCCGTCTATTCCTGGTAACTCCTCACCCCTTGCTAATCAAACACCCATCTTCATCTGTCTTAGAAATATTCAAAGAAAAGACTTCCACAAGCCTATGAGAAAGAGAGCTCCAAATTCATGCTTCATCTCTGCCTCACATATGCAACCCCTTTGTTTTTTAAACAGCAATTACTAGTTCTAAATTCTTCCAGGAGAGGAAACATACTTTCCTCATCTATCATCTCAGGGCGTAAAGGTGATTTGAGTATTCATATATTGGACGTAAAATCAATGATAACTGTTTTGCGAGCCGTTCTCATTTCAATAGGTTACTGCAGAGGTTGACCGTCTTCTTGGGGAACAGAAGGTGGATGTCATCATTTGCGTAGCGGGGGGTTGGGCAGGTGGCAGCGCCAAGGCAAAATGTAAGTGTGTATTATATACACCTACACCATTCattcatatttcatattttatatataaggaaaatattttttatcaaaATGCATTTCACTTAACATATAAAGATTTTACATCAACGTATGATGTCAAGTTATAATTTTATTAAGCCTTTCATAATGTTTTATTCCTTGCACCTCAGGTCAGGAGTATGAATTCATCTGGGAAAATTCCTATTTTTTACATGGTACCTGAACAAGGGTGTCCTTGCCCTTGGGTTTATTGATCTCGGGTTTACATCATCTTAGATCATATCTTGCTTTATCTTTTGGATCATGTGTGCCCCAGATAATTTTGTGTACTTAGAGTGACTAGGCCGTAATACATGTATACTTTAGcattgaaaatgctgaaaacacataACAACAATTAATTCAAGCGAAAAATTAATTATGGACAGATATAAACACAAAATAATATGGGTATGAACATGTCTGTCCTACAGTGTGCAGGTAATGAGGgattcaaatgttttctgaatctCGGGACCACAGCCTTGCATTAACGAAGATATTTCAGCTGTATCCTTGTATATTTCCAGGGTGCTATTAAGTGAAGATTGATCTTGTAACAATTTTTTGATATTTTGGAAATATGATATCCTTTTCCAATGAAGTTTTGGTGAAATCTTCCTgtgcttattttttttaaatagtcaccCTTTGTCTCATGCAAAATAAAATTTGACGATGATTTTTGTTATTTCATTTCTCAAAGCTCTGTATAAAAATGCTGACTTGATGTGGAAGCAGAGCATGTGGACATCAACAATCTCCAGCCATTTAGCCACAAAGTATCTCAAAGATGGTGGCTTGTTGACCCTTACAGGAGCAAGTGCTGCCTTGGGTGGAACACCAGGTGAGTAGATCTTCACTTGTTGACTGCATTAGCTAACTTTATTAACATTAGATCATTAGTCCTAGCCAAAAGGCATGCCTCAACATATGAAGATGTTCTCCTCCTTTGATCCTCCTTTAATCCTCGAGGTATGTTAAAATATGGTTCCGTAACTTATTTTTGCATAATGAAAAGTGCCACCATAACGTGATTGGAGTTTCCTTACATTTAATATACAGATACATTTATATAATGGAATGATTGGATGTAAGAGTGAAATTAGTCATTGATTCATTAAAAATCCAGATGTAATTTCCACATTGGTTCGTAAATTGCATAACATGAATTTCTTAAAGTTTATTTTAGTTCTAAAAGAGGCCTTTAATGTTGTCTGAGATTGTGACAGATGGTAGTATAAAAGTCTCACATGATAGCCAAATTATAAACAATATTTGAAAAAGTACAATGACGAAGATTTGCTGAACTGCAATCTTGAAGCCCGAGTGCTTGGGGGAAAGGAGTTCTGGAAGAACATGCTTCGCTATGGAATTTCACTATGCAGATACCCCATGGTCCTGATATTCATCGTCCTCAAACAGTGCTGGAAAATCAAATTTTCAGGAAGTAGACCTTAGCTTTCTTTCGTTCACATTGAAACACACCACTTTAGTGAAAGAGGACTAATTAGAGAGCTAATTCAAAGAGCCATCACAGGAACTCTTGTCAAATGCTCTCCTGTGAAATTTTGTGGCTGCTCGTAGTAGATGCTTGCAATATTTTCGTGTAGTAGTCCCATTCATTTCAACAACTTTAATGAACTGAGTGTGTCCTGGTGAGGATGACAGGCAAACGCTTAATACCAAAAGTATTTGCCAGTCATCTCACTTTTGTCTTTGGATCCACAGCATAATGTTTTGGCATGTTTGTGATCATAATTATGTGTATTGCTGCTGTTATGCACATGCACTAACCCGAAGGTCGCTGTTCCCAACTTTATTTTATTATCTAATTCTTATTTGCTCACCATATTGGTCCCTGCTGGGATTACAGTGTGAAAATATATTGTACTTGTCTACAAGCCGAGTCAACAATcattaattagaaacatagaaacatagaaaataggtgcaggagtaggccatttggcacttcgagctaacaccaccattcaatacgatcatggctgatcatctaaaatcagtacccctttcctgctttcttcccataatcccttgattccattagccctaagagctaagatAACTTTCTCAtggaaacatccaatgaattggccttcactgccttcggtgacagagaatttcacagattcacaactctctgggcaaaaaagtttttcctcatctcagtcctaaatggcctgccccttattcttacactgtgacttcaggttctggattcccccgacattgggaaatgttttcctgcatctagcctgtccaatcccttaataattttatatgtttctatattaacacctctcatccttctaaattccagtgaatataagcccagccgatccattctttcattatgtcagtcctgccatcccgggaattaacctggtgaacctacgctgcactccctcaatagcaataatgtccttcctcaaattaagagaccaaaactgcacacaatactccaggtgtggtcgcacctgcagtaggacctccatgttcctatattcaaatcctctcgctgtgaatggcaacataccatttgctttcttcactgctgtacctgcttgcttactttcaatgactgatgtacaaggacacccaagtctcgttgcacctccccttttccaaatctgacaccattcagataataatctgccctcttgatcttgccaccaaagtggataacctcacatttatccacattatactgcatctgccatgcatctgcccactcaccaaacctatcctgcatcctcatagcatccacctcgcagctcacattgccacccagctttgtgtcatcagcacggTTGGAGATATTACGTTTAATTATTCTGTCtaaaccccactagtcactgcaataattatatattaatgatttggatgatggaattgatggctttgtggcccaTTTGCAGATGATCCAAAGATAGGCAGAGGGGAAAGTGGTGTAGGGGAAACATAGTGCCTGCAGATGGACTtgcacaggttgggagagtgggcaaagaagtggcaaatggaatacagcttAGCAAAGTAtgcggtcatgcactttggtagtaggaataaagttgtagactattttctaaatggggtgaggaatttgaaatcggaggtgcaaaaggtCGGGAGTTAGCATTCGTTTCAAGAGGGTCAAAatataaaaacagagatgtaatgctcaggccacatttgcagtattgcaAGCAGTTTGGGGCCCCATATCTGGGGAggaatgtgctggcattggagagcgtccagaggaggtttaatagaatgatcccaggaataattgggttgacttatgatgagtgtttgatggctctgggtctgtactcaatgaagtttagaaagatgagcgagatgtcattgaaacttactgattaatgaaatgcctggatagagtggatgtggttaggatgtttcaactggtgggagaatctagggtcaaagcaagaggaatttctttagccagagggtagtgaatgtggaattcattgccacagacggctgcggaggctgttattgggtattttctaagaggaagattgataggttcttgattagtaatagagtcaaaggttatggggagaaacaaggagaatagggttaagagggaaagagagatcagccatgattgaatggcagagtagactcaatgcgctgaatggcctaattctgttcatatGACTTAGGAAcgttatgaatttatgaagctAAATCCAAATAGTTCAAGGATAAAtgaaaaattaataaattaaaaaactgttgatgttggaaatctgaaataaaattagataaaactggaaatactcaggCACTGTATTCGATGTATTTTGTTAATCTTACCTGCCTTCAAGCTTTAAAAAGTACTGCAGAGAAAATAAATGTACTGACTGTATAATGGAGGATCCACAGATTCTTAAAATCATTAAGTAAATTTTGTGAGCTGGAAAGGTTGACATTTTGATTCATGTTTATTGAAGGTATGACATTATACTTCAGAAGTACATACTATTTTGGTCTTTTGATGGTCATTttggaagtttaactggatgtTCCAACCAATTACTTTCTAAACTAATTTTCAGTTGCCTAGTTTAGATGAGAATGAACATGTGGGTTTTGATTTGTGCAGAGTTGTTTGATTTGACCTTGTGTCTAATCAACAAAGTGAAGAGCACTGTCGGGGCCAGTGAACTGTGACTAGTTTCCTATGTACACTTTCAATAATCGATTAGTCACTAGTTTTACTGCTGGGTCTGGAGGAGTTGATTCTTTGaggagggaatagaaacatagaaacatagaaattaggtgcaggacttggccattcggcccttcgagcctgcaccgccattcaatatgatcatggctgatcatccaactcagtatcccgtacctgccttctctccataccccctgatccccttagccacaagggccacatctaactccctcttaaatatagccaatgaactggcctcaactaccctctgtggcagagagttccagagattcaccactctctgtgtgaaaaaagttcttctcatctcggttttaaaggatttcccccttatccttaagctgtgaccccttgtcctggacttccctaacatcaggaacaatcttcctgcatctagcctgtccaaccccttaagaattttgtaagtttctataagatcccctctcaatctcctaaattctagagagtataaaccaagtctatccagtctttcttcataagacagtcctgacatcccaggaatcagtttggtgaaccgtctctgcactccctctatggcaataatgtccttcctcagatttggagaccaaaacttacgcaatactgcaggtgtggtctcaccaagaccctgtacaactgcagtagaacctccctgctcctatactcaaatccttttgcaatgaaagctaatataccattcactttctttactgcctgctgcacctgcatgcctaccttcaatgactggtgtaccatgacacccaggtctcgctgcatctccccctttcccaatcggccaccatttagataatagtctgctttcccgtttttgccaccaaaatggataacctcacatttatccacattatactgcatctgccaaacatttgcccactcacccagcctatccaagtcaccttgcagtctcctatcatcctcctcacagctaacactgccccccagcttagtgtcatctgcaaacttggagatattgccttcaattccctcatccagatcattaatatatattgtaaatagctggggtcccagcactgagccttgcggtaccccactagtcactgcctgccattgtgaaaaggacccgtttactcctactctctttgcttcctgtttgccagccagttttctatccacatcaatactgaacccccaatgccttgtgctttaagtttgtatactgatctcttatgtgggaccttgtcgaaagtcttctggaagtccagatacaccacatccactggttctcccctatccacgctattagttacatcctcgaaaaattctataagattcgtcagacatgatttaccttccgtaaatccatgctgactttgtccaatgatttcaccactttccaaatgtgctgctatcccatctttaataactgactctagcagaaTGCAGAGACTGCTCATTGTTCCATTAGATTATTCTACACTTAGGGAAACATTAAAACTTGAATGTTGTTGGTTTCCGAACACAGTCTTGCCATTTCTTTAATAATGGTAAATATAATGGTAAATTTTAAATCGTTGATGAGTTTTAAGTTTATTAATAAACTCAACTATTCCTTGTGTAAAGATTTTTTGTTTCTaaataatgttttaattatttttgtgttGAATTTGTTTCTTCTGGTTTGCATGTCATCAACTATAATGATTTTGGGATGTATTGCACATGCCTTTatcttgattattgtatatttatttgtgtgttttctGTTGATGGACCTGTAAAGCTGAAgcatgtaagaatttaattgcttcGCTACTGGGACATAAgacagttaaacactcttgattcaatCTGGCAATTTAACAGGGAACGGTTAGCTCTCCATCACTGGGTGTACAGCTTGTCCTTGATTTTCATGCCCACATGATGAAATACAGAATTCAGAGCTGAACTGGAGGTCAGATGCAGCTCCTTTGACCTTCTGCTCCACCATTAGACTTGTCACCGAGCCAGGCACAAACACAGACTTCAGGGTTGCTGACCCCAAATTTATTAATTTTGCTTGTCTTACTTTGCAATCAGTTGGTCGTCATTGAGTCATGTCACCGTAATCTTCTTGGGCACCATTAgtcaaggaattgagtatagaagttgggacataatATTATGGTTCTACAAGAcactggtgaggctgcacttggtatattgtgctcagttttggtcacactcctataggaaagatgcctttaaactggaaagagtgcagagaagatttacgaggatattgccaggatttgagggcctgagctgtagagaaagattgggcaggctaggactttattccttggactgcaggagactgagggctgATTTTCTAGTTTATTTCCCCATgtagagaatagatagggtgattgcACGTTGCCTTTTTTTCAGGGTAGGGTAAGCAAGAATTAGAGGGCATTGATTTATGGTGAGATGgggaaataattaataataaactGAGAAGACaccttttcacagagagagtggtgggtatatggaacaagtatccagaagaagtagttgaagcagctaCATTAATATGTAAAAGACATATTCCAATGgtactagctttgatggggcttcttagttggcatggacgagttaggctgaagggcctgtttttgtgttgtatgACTAAATATCGTAGAagaatagaatagtagaatagtttctttattgtcattgtaacatgaaccatgtacaacgaaatttaaaaatgtcagccagtcagtgcaccattcaaacatttctaaaagctaacgatacatacaaggtaaaatattaaaagataaacaactaaaataaatatcacaaaaatatcacgcataaacacccaaccctccatccttctgtcgctttcacagtgtaccacagtcccttagtatgtctcgcgttccttggcagctacatttagtgcttttatagcagtggggtaaaaactgttttttagtctgttcgtcct belongs to Leucoraja erinacea ecotype New England chromosome 1, Leri_hhj_1, whole genome shotgun sequence and includes:
- the LOC129699052 gene encoding dihydropteridine reductase-like, translating into MAMAAARKVIVYGGKGALGTKCVELFKSKNWWVASIDFTSNEDASANIIVKTSESFTEQAEQVTAEVDRLLGEQKVDVIICVAGGWAGGSAKAKSLYKNADLMWKQSMWTSTISSHLATKYLKDGGLLTLTGASAALGGTPGMVGYGMAKAAVHQLCRSLAGENSGLPSESSTLAILPVTLDTPMNRKSMPNADFSSWTPLEFIAETFYKWTDKATRPASGSLIQLKTTGNKTELIPAQL